Below is a window of Malus domestica chromosome 13, GDT2T_hap1 DNA.
GCAAAGCCCGGGGACGTCTGTGTTTTGAATGCTGACGATCCACTTGTCATGAGCCTCCCCGTGCCATATGGTGTCAAAAAGGTCTTTCTGCTCTCCCTGGTCTGGGCGCTTCTTATTTTTTCtgtataaaatgtaaaatgtgaATGCACCAATATACCAAAACAACACATCTTTGATCTTTCTCTTGTCCTGCTTTTAGTTTCTTTACAATACAAAATTGGGTGATTTGGAAAGCAAGCAATGAAACTCATACGAGAGCAGATACTGGATCTGCTAGTATTTTGCATAAGGTTATAGGTGAAGTCAGTTTGTTGTTTAATTTCTTGCCATAAACAGGTGCTGTTTGGTCGGAGACGGACAGTGGGGTGCCATGTTCGGTTGGTTGTATCAGAAAGCACAAACAGGGGTCTTGGAGTTAGAGTTGTCTTACAGAATCACCAAGAGATGTAAGCCCCTCCCCTCCCTCATACACATTCCTTGTCTGAGTTAAATAACATTGTTTTCGTTGCTAGCTACTGTTTTTCGTTTTGATAAGCCTAAGTGCTCCCGCTCACGCTCTTCACTGAAATGGTGGTTTCGTTTGTTTTCAGGGTAGAGTTTGTGATACCTAGTCCAGGCGTCCATTTGGGTGTCAATGCATGTGCGGCAGCAGCAGTAGCGACTCTTTTAGGAGTATCTCTTTCTCAAATTGGAGTTCGCCTGTCAGCCTTTTCTCCGGTTCACATGAGGTTGGAGCTTGAAATTGCTAGAAATGGAACCAAGATAGTGAATGATGCTTACAATGCAAACCCTGTGAGCACCAAGGCTGCCATTGACGTGCTTGAGAGTATTGATTGCAGAGGCAAAAGAATCGCCATACTCGGAGACATGTTAGAACTTGGTGGAATTGAGATGGAGTCACACGAGATGATTTTAAAGCAGTGTCGTAGTGCTCGTATTGATTTAGTTGGCCTCGTGGGGGAGAGGTTTTGTGCAGCAGCTGCGAGTATGAAGTCGCTTGACGAGATGAACATCTTATATGCTATTGACTCGGAAATTTTAGCGCAGGAAATTGTGAAGATGGTTAATTGTAATGATGTTGTGTTGGTGAAGGGTAGTCGGGGATTGCAAATGGAAaaagttgtgaatgcaattaaATTAATGGAATCAAACAACCCTATTTAATGACTTTCTCATATATAGAGAAATAGAAATGCTGCCGAGTCTGATTTAAAAGTGCTTAAAATTTGAGCTTAATTTTGTGTTCTCAACTGAAGTTGATAATTTATTTAGTTGATGATGTCTTTTGTCACCCCAAGCGTCATAAAATCATGCAGAAAAGTTGGAAGTATGACTAAGCCACCTTTTTTCTGTGATTCTGCGATCCCTTGCGCATTCAAGCACGAGGCATGTTAGTGACTATAAAACTCTTTTGGCCAAACTATGTTTAGAGTGACTTTCGAAATGActaaagcaaattcaatttccaTCACATTAGTCATACTCAATAGACAATTAGACGTTCAAACAAACGAAAGACATCAATTGATGTGCAATATTATGAACTTAGGCCTTCCACAGTGGTTTGAGTGTGATTCGTAGAGTGTCCTATGTATATTGGGACTAAGGTGGTCCCAAGACCACTTAAAGTTTGAAAAATATACATGTAGAGTTCTCCTCAGGTCCCTTTTGTGCCCATTAAGTATTTGATGTAATGTCTGCTAGGCATATCTCGACAGCACTCTGCAGTTTGCATCGAGAGCACTTGACAAATTTTCTCGATAACACTCATCAGATTGCTTCGACATATGTCGATATATGTTGACATGCGGGCAACACGGTTCAGTTGACAATAACAAACCCACCAAATGTTTGACGAAATGCTTCGATGAATAAACTGTAATTTTTTTGCACGCTTTGCGCtctgtttttattaaaaaacttAGACCTTTAACACTGAGACCCCTATTGCTCTAATTTTGGATCCACCACTATAGAGTCTAAGTTTGATAACTATAACTCCTGCTACACTAGTGTGAGTCCAATATATTGGTATTACACTCAAATTCTCCGGTCCATTGTAAGAGCATAATCTTTTTTATATGAGTTCAATATATTAGTTGtaacaatttaaaaataaaaaataaaaaaaaaacctcaaacTTAAGAGGGCTTGTATTCCATGATTCACCTTAAGCTTATATAAAATTGCATGATAAATATAAATAGATAAAATGCAAGTAGAGAGTAGAATGGACATGCGGAGGAAGGGAAGAAGTATGATTATCTCTCCTCCTAGGACCATTCCCTCCTCTCACACTATTCTTTTTGTCTTATTctctatataaaaaatttaaaacaagaTGTAGACATAATGTAATCGCAATTATTTAAATAAGAGGGGATGAaagaggagagaatcctactccggAAGGGAATGGGAGCTGATGTGTGTTTGACGTCTGGatctccctttttctttcttagaCGATGGGTTTAGATCACAAATAAAAAAGTTGGGGGTAACCAATTGTCTCTCTGGCCACACAGACAATCTTTTGCTTACAGGGGATGGACCATTTGGATTTCGAAAACAAAAGGTGGTGAGGGAGGATACCTCTCCACCTTTCCTCCTATATCCTTGCCTGCCGAGTGACTCGGCTTGGCTTAGCTTTAGCTAGCAcacctttttctctctttcattttatttaacCCATTTATTTTGCTGGGAATTGACCAATGAATTAGAAAGCTTCGATTcaaagatataaaaaaaaaacaaaggtgtcttttaattagattaaaaggAAAGGAACGCCAAATTGGCCATGATGGTGACGATTCATCAAAATCTGTCCAGATAAGCACTTGCACAGTTGCACTTGCCCTGTCGACGGAGATGTGACACGACCCGATCAGCTGGGCCTGAGTCCGAGTGACATGGCTGGTTAAGACTTTGCTCTTTTGACCAATGTTAAATGCTTCACTTAGATATATGTGGACTTAATATGGAATATGTGCAAGGGGGATGGTCGGTGGTCCTCTTTGCTTCTCTCAACTAACTGCCGCCACCTTTTTCTTGCAACTGCAAATTTTATGGGTTCCCTGGGTTTGGCATGAGAACAATGTAAGAGAACTCATACTCTAACAAACAGCACACATACACACTGAGGACAGGGTGATGAATTACTTGTCCAACATATCTCCTAGTCTGAGTCCTATACCAAGTGATTCGGGTGATGTACAAATTTGGTCAGGAATAGTCAAATACTTGTTCCCTCCTTTTCGTCATCTTATCTTAATTAGTAGTAGTAGGTAGTTAGTGGTATTAGTATATTAGTAAGAGgaaaggagaggagaggagaggagggagggtgggtgggtgggggtGGCAATTGGCAATGGCATCAGAAAGCTAAAGGTCCAGCTCAAAAGTTTTCATTGACACATCTGAATTCCTCTTTTCCAAATACAGTTGGTtacaatattattattattattattatactaTTTGAGCAAAGTTAATTAAGTAAGACGATGCTTGTTCAATTAAATCTAATCTTAATTTATAATGATTGAAAAGTTAGCATAATTCCCAATTAATCAGGAATTAATCAAGATATatactctcattttcttcttttttatccCCAGATCCTTTGTCTTTTCCTGTTTGTTGTAATGCTTGGGCAGAGCTGATTTGGAAAATACAGCAAAAGATATATAACAACTCAGACAAACAAGGTGGACGAGACGGACAACACAAACACATTTGGAGATGGAAATGGGGGATATGCATGCAAAACCTTTTTTCTTTCGAGTTATTTGTTTGCACAACACAACATATAAACCTTATTGCTAAAATGTCTATTTCTTAGAGCAAAACTACCGATCCAAGATAACATATATGCCATGTCATTATCTTTTGAAAATGAAAAGATAATATTTTTATCTTTAAAAAAGAATCCGTGTAGTAGTAGGAGTAGTAGTGCCTTTATTCTCACTGATGAGCCATACATGACTCATGCAACCAAAAGTTAGATTCACCCCCACCCGCCTATTACCATCTTCCATCCCTTTATATACCTAACATAACGCTCACACAACCACAAGAATCACCAATTAAGCATCCATCCATCTCCTCAtcacttgttcttcttcttcttcttcttcttcttcttctaattaACTTGCAGCCAATCCTAGCAGATACTTACTAATCATAATCAAATATGAAGGCCTCACGTCAAGGACAAGTTATCGGAATTCCAATGAACTCGGCAGCAGCCGCCGCAGCTGCGTATTCGTTTAAGAGTGCAGATCATACTGCTGCTATCCAATATCATCATAACATTCCAGCAGCGGCTCCTAATGATCGTGAAATCACTACTGGATCTTCAAAGCTCATCGGACAAAGCAGAGTGCATTCAGTGCTTAACAGGATGAACAAGCTTACCAAGAAGGCTGACAGTTTTGCCCATGGAGTCAAAGAACACGGTAAGCAGCACGGACGACGACTTATTCAATTTCACTAAATCACTTTATTGCAGCTCGCTGTGCATGTATACTAATCCAGAAATTAAGATAAGTTTGAGTTACATAATAGTTTACTTAATTTGATTCAATTGTGCAGTGAGACTGGGGTCCAAGATCACAGAGACGGTGAAGTGGAAGCTGAGGCTGGGGGCTAAAATTGTGAAAGTAGGAGGGACGTTAGAGAAGGTGTTTAAGCATGCATTCAGCGTCAACGCAGGAGAGAGGCTGCTCAAGGCATCCCAGTGTTATCTGTCGACCACGGCGGGTCCTATGGCAGGCCTCCTCTTCATCTCGACGGACAAGATTGCGTTTTGCAGCGAGAGATCGATCAAACTGCCATCGTCAGATTCAGAGGGACAACAGCTGGTAAGAAGAGTCCACTACAAGGTGGTGATCCCAGTGAACAAGAT
It encodes the following:
- the LOC103430592 gene encoding GEM-like protein 4, whose amino-acid sequence is MKASRQGQVIGIPMNSAAAAAAAYSFKSADHTAAIQYHHNIPAAAPNDREITTGSSKLIGQSRVHSVLNRMNKLTKKADSFAHGVKEHVRLGSKITETVKWKLRLGAKIVKVGGTLEKVFKHAFSVNAGERLLKASQCYLSTTAGPMAGLLFISTDKIAFCSERSIKLPSSDSEGQQLVRRVHYKVVIPVNKINRVNQSENVKKPSQKYVEIVTVDDFDFWFMGFLNYQKTLKYLQQAINIPSQA
- the LOC103430675 gene encoding uncharacterized protein, which gives rise to MSATPTPHSSWHLLSIIKPSRHSISIATKFSINPSSPNPPESESKTLWTVSDIAAAVNGRIVKWGPPGTISTDTRTLQPNQWFFAIAGPNFDAHDFVTPELSRRGCAGVIGNRVCENWDRGFVECHGNTVVSLKKMASYARNRFHGEVVGVTGSVGKTSTKSMIALALESSTCLVHQSHGNWNNEIGVALSLIGMPRNSGVVVLEMGMSGKGEILELARTARPTVRLILNVGASHFCNFSSLEEIAIAKGEILAEAKPGDVCVLNADDPLVMSLPVPYGVKKVLFGRRRTVGCHVRLVVSESTNRGLGVRVVLQNHQEMVEFVIPSPGVHLGVNACAAAAVATLLGVSLSQIGVRLSAFSPVHMRLELEIARNGTKIVNDAYNANPVSTKAAIDVLESIDCRGKRIAILGDMLELGGIEMESHEMILKQCRSARIDLVGLVGERFCAAAASMKSLDEMNILYAIDSEILAQEIVKMVNCNDVVLVKGSRGLQMEKVVNAIKLMESNNPI